In Pyrus communis chromosome 8, drPyrComm1.1, whole genome shotgun sequence, one genomic interval encodes:
- the LOC137742023 gene encoding transcription factor LHW isoform X1, which produces MGLFLKEALKRLCGANQWAYAVFWKIGCQNPKLLIWEECHYEPSLSSLPKRIAGTERAELPFGEWEGCWVSSEVCSSSNGFQQEERVSSLINTMMIDKPFNIVGEGMVGRAAFTGNHQWILSGNYTKDAHPPEVLNEMHHQFSAGMQTIAVIPVLPHGVVQLGSSSAMMENLGFINDVKSLVLQLGRIPGVLLAENYATKDLVEKSGVPYTSGIVASMHPAGNYKVTGSTRTHQSHFTQASGLSSQLSHSLKDFQNNSQTTSSTFQIPNLTQNQPNIHDDPQQPMVSPLMKLNFSLGGQLKERVRGAEVITSNSDLRSNQSTTSYNSGVGLKYPSGLGQSGADQDSLKFKEHMILSGGSIRHHLDNNFSASNGIVPQLGTNGSLIFDQSKGSRTTTLLGGNQVHGGSSCHSRPISVPCTISDPNRVADINLCGGRLSRVEFEKADAFQTGGASSSSVAGPSASNNMPSKGSDQRQFSTDVKLTQNELASQRIDDELFQALNIPLTHQDERIPVNAHIPDIVLDDFDYKICSPRSANATNDVCTQISSGDDLFDVLGMDFKNKLFNGNWSNLLADETHSNSKDLGENTMKFTNVQELGSDYHSAGQEISVGSIFSGAGTDHLLDAVVSRAQPAVKQNSDDNVSCRTTLTKISSSTVPSSSPTYGRISMSNHVHGEKYGLRKSLVKAGPEETSSFQSGCSREDMLNCSQTNSIYGSQISSWVEQGNSTNHESSVSTAYSKRPDIVGKSNRKRLKPGENPRPRPKDRQMIQDRVKELRDIVPNGAKCSIDALFERTIKHMLFLQSVTKHADKLKQTGESKIIGTDDGLVLKDNFDGGATWAFKVGTQSTVCPIIVEDLDPPRQMLVEMLCEEQGFFLEIADLIRGLGLTILKGVMEARNDKIWARFAVEANRDVTRVEIFMSLVHLLEQTVKGTASSANAMTNNMMVPHSFAQAAPIRATGRASNLQ; this is translated from the exons atgggGCTTTTTCTTAAAGAAGCCCTCAAGCGTCTGTGCGGCGCCAATCAGTGGGCTTATGCTGTGTTCTGGAAGATCGGCTGCCAAAACCCTAA ACTATTAATTTGGGAAGAATGTCATTACGAACCATCGCTATCTTCTCTACCTAAACGCATTGCTGGAACTGAAAGAGCTGAATTACCATTTGGAGAGTGGGAAGGATGCTGGGTTTCTTCTGAAGTGTGCTCCTCTTCTAATGGCTTTCAACAAGAGGAAAGAGTGTCCTCGCTTATTAACACAATGATGATTGATAAACCGTTTAATATAGTGGGCGAAGG AATGGTTGGACGAGCTGCATTTACAGGGAACCATCAATGGATTCTATCAGGCAATTACACAAAAGATGCCCATCCACCAGAG GTCCTGAATGAGATGCACCACCAATTTTCTGCTGGCATGCAG ACAATTGCAGTTATTCCTGTTCTTCCTCATGGTGTTGTTCAACTTGGTTCCTCCTCGGCT ATGATGGAGAATTTAGGATTCATCAATGATGTGAAGAGTCTAGTCCTGCAACTAGGACGCATTCCTGGTGTTCTTTTAGCAGAAAACTATGCGACAAAAGATTTGGTTGAGAAGTCTGGGGTACCCTATACTTCCGGAATAGTGGCATCAATGCATCCAGCAGGTAATTATAAAGTAACAGGATCCACACGCACCCATCAAAGCCACTTTACTCAGGCTTCAGGCCTTTCTAGCCAACTATCTCACTCTCTTAAAGATTTTCAGAATAATTCTCAAACCACTTCTTCAACATTTCAAATCCCTAATCttacccaaaatcagccaaacaTTCATGATGATCCTCAACAACCAATGGTttctccattgatgaagctgAATTTTTCTTTGGGTGGCCAACTAAAGGAAAGAGTTCGGGGAGCTGAAGTGATCACCTCAAATTCTGATTTGCGGTCGAACCAGTCAACTACCTCTTACAATTCAGGGGTGGGACTCAAATACCCATCTGGTTTAGGTCAATCAGGTGCAGATCAGGACAGCCTAAAGTTTAAAGAACATATGATCTTGTCTGGTGGTAGCATTAGGCATCATCTTGATAACAACTTTAGCGCATCAAATGGTATCGTGCCTCAATTGGGAACCAATGGAAGTTTAATCTTTGATCAGAGCAAAGGTTCGAGAACAACCACATTGCTTGGAGGAAATCAAGTGCATGGTGGATCAAGTTGTCATTCAAGGCCGATTTCTGTTCCTTGCACTATTTCAGACCCCAACAGGGTAGCTGACATCAACCTCTGTGGTGGACGTCTGTCGCGAGTTGAATTTGAAAAGGCTGATGCATTCCAAACAGGAGGAGCTTCTTCATCCAGTGTAGCAGGTCCATCGGCTTCTAATAACATGCCTTCCAAAGGCTCTGACCAGAGACAGTTTTCCACCGATGTGAAGCTTACACAGAATGAATTGGCCTCACAAAGGATAGATGATGAACTGTTTCAAGCCCTTAATATTCCGTTGACTCATCAAGATGAGCGTATCCCTGTGAACGCACACATCCCTGATATTGTTCTTGATGATTTTGATTATAAAATCTGTAGTCCAAGATCTGCAAATGCTACAAATGATGTGTGTACTCAGATTTCATCAGgggatgatttgtttgatgttTTGGGTATGGATTTTAAAAATAAGCTGTTTAACGGCAACTGGAGTAATTTGCTTGCTGATGAGACACactcaaactcaaaagacttGGGTGAGAATACTATGAAGTTTACAAATGTGCAGGAGTTGGGTTCTGATTATCATTCAGCAGGTCAAGAAATCTCAGTTGGTAGCATTTTCTCTGGGGCAGGTACTGACCATCTTTTAGATGCTGTGGTCTCTCGGGCTCAGCCTGCTGTCAAGCAGAACTCTGATGATAATGTGTCTTGTAGAACAACATTGACAAAAATCAGTAGTTCTACCGTCCCCAGTAGCTCTCCCACTTACGGACGGATTAGTATGTCTAATCATGTGCATGGCGAGAAATATGGCCTTCGTAAATCTCTTGTAAAAGCAGGCCCCGAAGAAACTAGTTCTTTCCAATCTGGCTGTAGCAGGGAGGATATGCTAAACTGTTCCCAGACTAACTCCATATATGGATCTCAAATTAGTTCTTGGGTTGAACAGGGTAATAGCACCAATCACGAGAGCAGTGTTTCAACAGCATATTCTAAGAGGCCTGATATAGTAGGAAAATCAAATCGCAAAAGGCTTAAACCTGGAGAGAACCCTAGACCAAGGCCAAAAGATCGTCAGATGATCCAAGATCGTGTGAAAGAGTTGCGTGATATTGTGCCAAATGGTGCAAAA TGTAGCATAGATGCACTGTTTGAACGGACCATCAAGCATATGCTTTTCTTGCAAAGTGTCACAAAGCATGCTGACAAGCTAAAACAAACGGGAGAGTCTAAG ATTATTGGCACAGATGATGGACTGGTTCTAAAAGACAACTTTGATGGAGGGGCGACATGGGCTTTTAAGGTTGGGACGCAATCAACGGTTTGTCCTATCATCGTTGAGGATCTCGATCCACCTCGTCAGATGCTTGTGGAG ATGCTTTGTGAAGAACAGGGTTTCTTTTTAGAAATTGCTGATTTAATAAGAGGTTTGGGCTTGACCATCTTGAAGGGGGTAATGGAAGCTCGGAATGATAAGATATGGGCGCGCTTTGCAGTAGAG GCAAATAGGGACGTAACGAGGGTGGAAATATTTATGTCGCTTGTTCACCTTTTGGAGCAAACTGTGAAAGGCACTGCCTCATCAGCCAATGCCATGACGAACAATATGATGGTCCCCCACTCTTTTGCTCAAGCAGCCCCAATACGTGCAACTGGCAGGGCTAGTAATTTGCAGTGA
- the LOC137743791 gene encoding aluminum-activated malate transporter 2-like — MPSPAVRDQDNHNDTENSSMGYCGKVMNKVVEFPRKLKKLGQDDPRRIVHSLKVGLAVLLVSLLYYFQPFYNGLGDTAMWAILTVVVVFEFSVGATLGRGLNRILATFLAGALGFGVHHLANLSGDIAHPILIGIFVFLLAASVTFIRFFPRMKARYDYGLLIFILTFCLISVSGYRDEEILEMAHKRASTILIGAFIAVFVCVFICPVWAGDDLHNSVAKNIEKLGSFLEGFGDECFKVAGSGESNMAHLQGYSSVLNSKQSEETQANFARWEPRHGKFRYRHPWRYYLKIGNLTRQCAYRIDTLSGYLNSEVQTPLNIQNNQVQELCMKMSSESGKALKELAWALKTMTEPCSAASSHITKSRAAANNLESMLRTNAAAVAGVGGDQVRLLDIVPAVTVASLLSDVVAYAEQIEKSIQKLASFQHVQFKSAERKKPTALTSSKTSSSNVGPHHVITMDRLASLQVQESSKEIGSKFQRIRSAV, encoded by the exons atgccatcTCCAGCAGTTCGTGATCAGGACAATCACAACGATACAGAAAATAGTTCGATGGGTTATTGTGGCAAGGTGATGAACAAGGTGGTGGAATTTCCAAGGAAATTAAAGAAGCTTGGACAAGATGATCCCAGAAGGATTGTTCATTCTCTTAAAGTTGGATTAGCAGTTCTTTTGGTGTCATTGCTCTATTACTTCCAGCCCTTCTATAATGGTCTTGGTGACACTGCCATGTGGGCTATTCTAACTGTGGTGGTTGTCTTCGAATTTTCAGTAG GAGCAACACTGGGAAGAGGTTTAAACAGGATCTTGGCGACATTCCTAGCAGGTGCTCTAGGATTTGGTGTTCATCACCTGGCAAATCTTTCTGGAGATATAGCTCATCCAATACTCATCGGCATCTTCGTCTTTCTACTAG CTGCATCAGTGACATTTATACGCTTCTTTCCGCGGATGAAGGCGAGATATGACTATGGACTCCTCATTTTTATCTTGACATTCTGTTTGATATCGGTATCGGGGTACCGAGATGAGGAGATACTGGAAATGGCTCACAAGAGGGCGTCCACAATCCTCATAGGTGCCTTTATAGCTGTGTTTGTGTGCGTTTTCATTTGCCCAGTATGGGCTGGCGATGATCTGCACAACTCAGTAGCCAAGAATATTGAAAAGCTCGGAAGCTTCTTGGAAG GTTTTGGGGATGAATGCTTCAAAGTAGCTGGCAGTGGAGAGTCTAATATGGCACATTTGCAAGGATATAGTAGTGTTCTCAATTCAAAACAGAGTGAAGAAACTCAG GCCAATTTTGCAAGGTGGGAGCCTAGACATGGAAAGTTTAGGTACCGTCATCCTTGGAGATACTATCTCAAGATCGGAAACCTCACCCGGCAATGCGCCTACCGCATTGATACCCTCAGTGGTTACCTCAACTCTGAAGTCCAG ACACCATTAAacattcaaaacaaccaagttCAAGAGCTGTGCATGAAGATGAGTTCAGAATCAGGCAAAGCACTGAAAGAGCTAGCATGGGCCCTAAAAACAATGACTGAGCCATGCTCTGCTGCCAGCTCCCACATCACAAAATCAAGAGCTGCAGCCAATAACCTCGAATCCATGCTTAGGACTAATGCAGCGGCGGTGGCGGGAGTTGGTGGAGATCAAGTTCGTCTCCTAGACATCGTGCCAGCTGTGACTGTTGCTTCGCTGCTAAGCGACGTTGTTGCTTACGCTGAACAAATTGAGAAGTCTATTCAGAAACTGGCCTCCTTTCAACATGTGCAGTTCAAGAGTGCAGAACGAAAAAAACCAACAGCATTGACGTCAAGTAAAACTTCTTCCAGCAATGTGGGACCGCATCATGTCATCACCATGGATCGACTAGCATCTCTACAAGTTCAAGAATCAAGCAAGGAAATCGGAAGCAAGTTTCAAAGAATTAGGAGTGCCGTTTGA
- the LOC137742023 gene encoding transcription factor LHW isoform X2, protein MISNLDTLLRILLIWEECHYEPSLSSLPKRIAGTERAELPFGEWEGCWVSSEVCSSSNGFQQEERVSSLINTMMIDKPFNIVGEGMVGRAAFTGNHQWILSGNYTKDAHPPEVLNEMHHQFSAGMQTIAVIPVLPHGVVQLGSSSAMMENLGFINDVKSLVLQLGRIPGVLLAENYATKDLVEKSGVPYTSGIVASMHPAGNYKVTGSTRTHQSHFTQASGLSSQLSHSLKDFQNNSQTTSSTFQIPNLTQNQPNIHDDPQQPMVSPLMKLNFSLGGQLKERVRGAEVITSNSDLRSNQSTTSYNSGVGLKYPSGLGQSGADQDSLKFKEHMILSGGSIRHHLDNNFSASNGIVPQLGTNGSLIFDQSKGSRTTTLLGGNQVHGGSSCHSRPISVPCTISDPNRVADINLCGGRLSRVEFEKADAFQTGGASSSSVAGPSASNNMPSKGSDQRQFSTDVKLTQNELASQRIDDELFQALNIPLTHQDERIPVNAHIPDIVLDDFDYKICSPRSANATNDVCTQISSGDDLFDVLGMDFKNKLFNGNWSNLLADETHSNSKDLGENTMKFTNVQELGSDYHSAGQEISVGSIFSGAGTDHLLDAVVSRAQPAVKQNSDDNVSCRTTLTKISSSTVPSSSPTYGRISMSNHVHGEKYGLRKSLVKAGPEETSSFQSGCSREDMLNCSQTNSIYGSQISSWVEQGNSTNHESSVSTAYSKRPDIVGKSNRKRLKPGENPRPRPKDRQMIQDRVKELRDIVPNGAKCSIDALFERTIKHMLFLQSVTKHADKLKQTGESKIIGTDDGLVLKDNFDGGATWAFKVGTQSTVCPIIVEDLDPPRQMLVEMLCEEQGFFLEIADLIRGLGLTILKGVMEARNDKIWARFAVEANRDVTRVEIFMSLVHLLEQTVKGTASSANAMTNNMMVPHSFAQAAPIRATGRASNLQ, encoded by the exons ATGATTTCAAACTTAGATACGTTATTACGCAT ACTATTAATTTGGGAAGAATGTCATTACGAACCATCGCTATCTTCTCTACCTAAACGCATTGCTGGAACTGAAAGAGCTGAATTACCATTTGGAGAGTGGGAAGGATGCTGGGTTTCTTCTGAAGTGTGCTCCTCTTCTAATGGCTTTCAACAAGAGGAAAGAGTGTCCTCGCTTATTAACACAATGATGATTGATAAACCGTTTAATATAGTGGGCGAAGG AATGGTTGGACGAGCTGCATTTACAGGGAACCATCAATGGATTCTATCAGGCAATTACACAAAAGATGCCCATCCACCAGAG GTCCTGAATGAGATGCACCACCAATTTTCTGCTGGCATGCAG ACAATTGCAGTTATTCCTGTTCTTCCTCATGGTGTTGTTCAACTTGGTTCCTCCTCGGCT ATGATGGAGAATTTAGGATTCATCAATGATGTGAAGAGTCTAGTCCTGCAACTAGGACGCATTCCTGGTGTTCTTTTAGCAGAAAACTATGCGACAAAAGATTTGGTTGAGAAGTCTGGGGTACCCTATACTTCCGGAATAGTGGCATCAATGCATCCAGCAGGTAATTATAAAGTAACAGGATCCACACGCACCCATCAAAGCCACTTTACTCAGGCTTCAGGCCTTTCTAGCCAACTATCTCACTCTCTTAAAGATTTTCAGAATAATTCTCAAACCACTTCTTCAACATTTCAAATCCCTAATCttacccaaaatcagccaaacaTTCATGATGATCCTCAACAACCAATGGTttctccattgatgaagctgAATTTTTCTTTGGGTGGCCAACTAAAGGAAAGAGTTCGGGGAGCTGAAGTGATCACCTCAAATTCTGATTTGCGGTCGAACCAGTCAACTACCTCTTACAATTCAGGGGTGGGACTCAAATACCCATCTGGTTTAGGTCAATCAGGTGCAGATCAGGACAGCCTAAAGTTTAAAGAACATATGATCTTGTCTGGTGGTAGCATTAGGCATCATCTTGATAACAACTTTAGCGCATCAAATGGTATCGTGCCTCAATTGGGAACCAATGGAAGTTTAATCTTTGATCAGAGCAAAGGTTCGAGAACAACCACATTGCTTGGAGGAAATCAAGTGCATGGTGGATCAAGTTGTCATTCAAGGCCGATTTCTGTTCCTTGCACTATTTCAGACCCCAACAGGGTAGCTGACATCAACCTCTGTGGTGGACGTCTGTCGCGAGTTGAATTTGAAAAGGCTGATGCATTCCAAACAGGAGGAGCTTCTTCATCCAGTGTAGCAGGTCCATCGGCTTCTAATAACATGCCTTCCAAAGGCTCTGACCAGAGACAGTTTTCCACCGATGTGAAGCTTACACAGAATGAATTGGCCTCACAAAGGATAGATGATGAACTGTTTCAAGCCCTTAATATTCCGTTGACTCATCAAGATGAGCGTATCCCTGTGAACGCACACATCCCTGATATTGTTCTTGATGATTTTGATTATAAAATCTGTAGTCCAAGATCTGCAAATGCTACAAATGATGTGTGTACTCAGATTTCATCAGgggatgatttgtttgatgttTTGGGTATGGATTTTAAAAATAAGCTGTTTAACGGCAACTGGAGTAATTTGCTTGCTGATGAGACACactcaaactcaaaagacttGGGTGAGAATACTATGAAGTTTACAAATGTGCAGGAGTTGGGTTCTGATTATCATTCAGCAGGTCAAGAAATCTCAGTTGGTAGCATTTTCTCTGGGGCAGGTACTGACCATCTTTTAGATGCTGTGGTCTCTCGGGCTCAGCCTGCTGTCAAGCAGAACTCTGATGATAATGTGTCTTGTAGAACAACATTGACAAAAATCAGTAGTTCTACCGTCCCCAGTAGCTCTCCCACTTACGGACGGATTAGTATGTCTAATCATGTGCATGGCGAGAAATATGGCCTTCGTAAATCTCTTGTAAAAGCAGGCCCCGAAGAAACTAGTTCTTTCCAATCTGGCTGTAGCAGGGAGGATATGCTAAACTGTTCCCAGACTAACTCCATATATGGATCTCAAATTAGTTCTTGGGTTGAACAGGGTAATAGCACCAATCACGAGAGCAGTGTTTCAACAGCATATTCTAAGAGGCCTGATATAGTAGGAAAATCAAATCGCAAAAGGCTTAAACCTGGAGAGAACCCTAGACCAAGGCCAAAAGATCGTCAGATGATCCAAGATCGTGTGAAAGAGTTGCGTGATATTGTGCCAAATGGTGCAAAA TGTAGCATAGATGCACTGTTTGAACGGACCATCAAGCATATGCTTTTCTTGCAAAGTGTCACAAAGCATGCTGACAAGCTAAAACAAACGGGAGAGTCTAAG ATTATTGGCACAGATGATGGACTGGTTCTAAAAGACAACTTTGATGGAGGGGCGACATGGGCTTTTAAGGTTGGGACGCAATCAACGGTTTGTCCTATCATCGTTGAGGATCTCGATCCACCTCGTCAGATGCTTGTGGAG ATGCTTTGTGAAGAACAGGGTTTCTTTTTAGAAATTGCTGATTTAATAAGAGGTTTGGGCTTGACCATCTTGAAGGGGGTAATGGAAGCTCGGAATGATAAGATATGGGCGCGCTTTGCAGTAGAG GCAAATAGGGACGTAACGAGGGTGGAAATATTTATGTCGCTTGTTCACCTTTTGGAGCAAACTGTGAAAGGCACTGCCTCATCAGCCAATGCCATGACGAACAATATGATGGTCCCCCACTCTTTTGCTCAAGCAGCCCCAATACGTGCAACTGGCAGGGCTAGTAATTTGCAGTGA